The Pseudomonadota bacterium sequence ATGGCAAGATTTTTGTCATCAATTTAGAAAGATGCTACCGGATCCGGACCGGTGATACCGGTCCGGAAGCGATTGGCTAGGTTGCAGGGCGCTTTGTGGTCTTTGGTTCGGGCGGGGCCGCGTCTGAACCAGAGACCACGGCCTTTCGCGGAAGAGAGGCTCGCTTCTGGCGGTCAGTAAGACTTTAGGGCGTGCGCGGTGTCTTTTCGAAATTCGGGCATGAAAATTTTTACCGCCGGGGCGAAGCGTATGCTCCCAACTCCAAAAGCTGTCTCGGACTTTTACTTAGAAGCTCAGCGCCGTTATGGGTGATGAGGAGCATGTCTTCCAGCTTAACGACCCCCACCTTTTCCCTGTACATGTGGATTTCAAGGGCCATGACGTAATTTTCCTCCAGCTCGACATGGTTGGTTGCGGAGATAACCGGCGGCTCGGAGCATTCCAGCCCGACGCCATGACCAACCATATGGCTTTTCCGGTTGTTCCCGAAATTCAAAAAGGCATCCGAGACTTTCAGTTTGGCGGCCTGATCCATGGCTAAGTGAAAGAGCTCGCTGCATTTTACGCCCGGCGCGAGGTTTGCTAGCACTCGGTCGGCGATCATTTTCAGATTTTTGTACAGGTCGCGAATCTGATTGTCGGCCTTTCCCACGCAATAGGTCCTTGACTGGTCCGCATGGTATCCTTCGACCAGGGTGGGAATGTCGACCACGACCAGATCGCCTTTTCTGATGACTCTTCTGGACGGGCCGGCCGGGACCGCCGGACTCAGGCCCACCCCGGTGACGCTCAAAACCACCCCGCTGAATTCAGCCAGGTTGGGTCCTGAGCTAAGTGGTCCCCGGCCCATGAAAAAATCCGGCAGCCTCATGAAAAAAGTTCCTTCATGTCCGGCCAGCCGCTGCGCATTCTCAACCGCAGCGGCCAGTTCCAGCTCAGTACAGCCTTTTCGTAAGGTCGCCAGAACCGCTTGGTGGCCCATGTCGACCGCGGCGCAGGCGGCCCTTGATGCTTTCGATTTCCGTCGCGTCCTTGGTCTTGCGTTGATCCAGAATCAGGGGCGAAATATTGGTGAACTCGTAGCCGGAAAAAATCAGGTTGAATTTATTGAGAGCTTCCACGGTCAGGATATCCAGTTCAGTGCCGATGGTTCTGCTGGAGGCCAGTTGCGAGGACAGCTCTCGGAAAATAT is a genomic window containing:
- a CDS encoding transcriptional regulator is translated as GKIFVINLERCYRIRTGDTGPEAIG
- a CDS encoding aminopeptidase P family protein, which encodes MGHQAVLATLRKGCTELELAAAVENAQRLAGHEGTFFMRLPDFFMGRGPLSSGPNLAEFSGVVLSVTGVGLSPAVPAGPSRRVIRKGDLVVVDIPTLVEGYHADQSRTYCVGKADNQIRDLYKNLKMIADRVLANLAPGVKCSELFHLAMDQAAKLKVSDAFLNFGNNRKSHMVGHGVGLECSEPPVISATNHVELEENYVMALEIHMYREKVGVVKLEDMLLITHNGAELLSKSPRQLLELGAYASPRR